The Panicum virgatum strain AP13 chromosome 3N, P.virgatum_v5, whole genome shotgun sequence genome includes the window GCGGAGAGCACCTTGAGCAGGACCATCATGGAGCCGCCCCGGTGCGCGACGACCATGCTGGTCTTGGCGTCGGCGTCGACGTGCAGCgcgacgggcgacggcggcctggAGAGGAGCAGGAAGCGCGTGACGTTCCAGGACTCGTCCTGGAGGCCGTGCGCGAGCACGTCGAGGCCGTACAGGTCGGTGGCGCGCGGGCTGGCGATGGCGGCAGTGTCGAGCATCCGGTTGGAGCGCAGCATCTCGACGGCGCCAGCGGTGTCCTCGACGGGCTCGCGGTCCACCCCGAGGCGCGCCAGCGCGCGGCCGCAGTGCGCGAGCGCCATCGGGTGGCTGATGACGCGGCGCACCTCGGCGGCGCGCACCCCCAGCATGGCGAGGAGGCAATAGTGCACGAAGAGGTTGATCTCCTGCGCCACCACCAGGCCGTGCCGCAGCAGCAGGTCGTAGTTCCGCAGCGCGGTGCCCTCCATGGTGGACTCCACGGGGAGGATGGCGCGGTCGGCGCCGCCCCGCTCCACGGCCGCCAGCGCGTCCGCGAAGGTCCGGCACAGGACCGTGTCGCACCCGGGCAGCGCCGTCTTGGCCGCGAACTTGCTGTACGCGCCGGGCGCGCCCTGGACCGCCACGCGGAGCCCGGAGCCGTCCTttgcccccacgccgccgccgcccgtgctcaCCGAGAGGTGGATCCGGTCGGCATGGCCGTTGACGTGCCCGTTGACGCCCTTGTTGCCGTTGACGTGCCCGTTCACCCTCTTGTTGCCGTTGACGTGCCCATTCGCCCCCTTCTTGCCGTTCACGCCGTTGATGCGCGCCTTGccgttgggcggcggcggcttcttcTCGGGCGCGCGCCCGTCCACACCGTTGGCCCTGGCCACGGCGGCAGGGACGAAGgagacggaggaggaggacctgTGCCTGGTCCGGCGGGGGTTGGGCAGGAGCAGGTGCTTGGggaggtggagggaggaggtgTATGCCATAGAACGCCGCGGAGCAGGGGTGGGAGGGAGGTGGGGGGATTTGGGTGAGGTCGGGCGCGttgggtgagcggcggcggcgtcaaccGGGCCCAGCGCGCAGTAACGGGGCCGAACGGCGTCGGTGCCTGCTGACTCAGCGCCAGCGTGGACCGGTCTCGTGGCTGCCACATCCTCAAATGTGGTAAATTTGTAAGTCAAATGTCTCTCTTATGGTATAGATGTAGGTGGCATCGTAATAGTGATAATCTGATAAGTGCAAttcgttataatggtaaaaatgtaaaaaccccGACGGGGGAGGGATCGGAGGAAAGAAAGGCCACGTGCACCACAGCGCTCTGGGCCCTGGCGGGGTACAGAGCACGTGCAATCTGCACCGTCTATTTTGCATCAAGACTTGTGCAGGCATCCTATCGAGCTTCTCAGAATTACGCTCCTGGACCCTGTCCAAATCCAACCCCAATCAGGGACCAAGTATGTGGCGTTTGTGTTGGAGCTTGGATGTGTAAACTACTTTTAGGGCATGGTttctaaaacataaaaacatTGGAGAACATTTGAGTTTTCAAACAGCAAGCACAACaaacctttttttcttttgcattttcATCAGTTATCGTATATTCATATTGGCCCCTTTCAAATCGACAACAAATCAAATTTCTAACGTGCCGCCCACACCCTGGCTTTGAGATATGCACAACTGAAGAACCCACAATTCATACTTATCTCGACTCGATTTCTTCAACGGTGCAAATGTTTCAGCATAACGCAACTCCTTCAATCACGGCATCAAAATCAGTAACAAAATAAGCACATCTGATAGGGAGCAGGACCAAGCTAGTCCTGGTAATTCGGCAGTGCCTTTTTATTTCATCACAGAAGGCATCATAGCCGAGTTACATGCAAATGGATTGTGCCAACTTACAGACAACACCCAATATGTAAGGACCTTCCAATGTGACCCCTTACAACCGGGATCAAATGGGGTAAAAGGTTGTTGAAACATAAGCCTGAAGCTCCAAGCAGTCCGACTACAAGATATCAGGCTCAGTCAACAACCCAATGTCAATGCCATCTTCTAAGTATACATGGATGCATTTCAGGAACAGATAAGCCATACTTTGTTCACTACAAAGGAAAATTCCATGTGCAAGGCCTCACAGAAAAGGAACTTAAGGGAGAGTTCGTAGCTTCTGATTTGAAGCCCTTGAAATGCTGGACAGCACAGCAATCAATAGCTGTCTTCATCCGTCTCAGGCCTTCGGAGGTAATAGCGCAGACAATTGATCAGAACCTATACAAAAGCAAGTTAAAGAGTGCCAAGTGAACAcagtaaaaaaaaacaaaccatGTTAAGAGATGTGGTCTTGCTTAAATGGCCAATGAAGAATCTAATTAAGACGCAACAACACCTGAGATAAGGAACTGTTTAGTTTTGCACCCCTGTAACTCACGTGGAACTTGTCCTTGGCAACCAAACCCTGTATAAGTATCAGATATGAGCTCTGATGACCTCAACTAGAAGGAAACGGAGATGGAATATAGCATACTTCAGTGTCAATCTCAGCTGATTCCACATCAATGTTTGTGTCAGCGATAATCTTGATTATTTCCAGAAGTAGCCCAGGCCGATCAGCTGTCTCTATGTAAAGCGCGCTGTCAACAAAAACTAATAAGGATAGTAAATGATGTAGCATCATATAATACGTTAATAACCAAAAAGAaatacataatttttatttcTATGGGAAGTGTTTCTTAGAGAGGGGCAAATATGAAAAACGAAAACTAATAGATAGGCAGAGCAGGTTCTTATGTGAAAGCCAAAATATAGGGAAAATAGGATTCTGACTCAGAGTGATACAGATTACAGGCCGTAGACAAAAGGATAAGGAAAAATCTAACAGCCTAGCCTAGAGTTGCATTTTCTGTGCCTATCCTATCACGATCTAGACCTGTCCATCATACTTAAAACTTTCTATTCTCTAACCAGATCCAGTTCACTAATTTTTTTGGCTTATGTGAGAAGTGATGCATTAGCTCTTTCCAAGCGTCAGCGTGGCCTGAACCTAAGAAGCTCTGGCTTATGCCTTGATACATCAACAGCTAATGCATCTTGTACTAGAAAGATTTGGGATATATCACTTGGGTGTCAATATTTGAAGTTTTCAAATGTATAGGACTTACGCTAGGACAAAACCATACAAGTGGGCAGGGGCTGATCCAGCGTGGGGgctggaccccccccccccccccccaaatattTTTTAGCCATGGATGAAgtaggggaagaggaagaaggaaaagagaggaagaagaaggagaaataaccccccccccccccccccccaatgttCAATTCTTGAATCGTCCACTCCACGTGGGCATGCCAACATATCATCAAGCATGTGATGTAACAATTATTTAGAAGTGACCGTACGTTCTTGGATCACGCATTTATGATCAATAAACAGTACAACATCACTAGGAGCTAGCAGAATCAAACCTTCTTTTTGGTCCGTCATCTTCAACAACCACATGAGTTGCAATGTCAATATCAACCTGCCAGTTCAAACACTAAAAGAAGTAAGTTCGGGACGAAGGCGTCAAAACAAAAACCATAGCATAACAGCATAAATTTGAGGCTTACATTTTTCCATGTCATAAATTAAGAAAATTAGCACATTGTAGCTGAAAATATATCTATAGCCAAATAGCAAGGTACAATTTAACATCCGAAATTGCAGAACGAGAAAATGCACTATACTTGCCTTCTTTTCAGGAGGTTTTATCCCAAAAAATTCACCCATTGCTAACTTCTCACTAGATTCCTGTTCACCAATTGGATATGACTACTGTGTTAGTTACactgaatgaaataataagaaaAAATATGTGAACTAGTGATAAAGCAAATTCACAAACACAAGAATCTGAAACATACAGGATGATATTTCAGAAGGTTGTTAATGATAGTTAGCCGTATCCTCTCTAACATGTCAGGGTCCTCAACTTTGCGCCCGCTAGATACATGCAAAAGGAAGGGGAAGATATTACAGTAGGAAATAATGCAAATATAATTCTCTTATGATTAATGAGATGTGATATAGAATTTATATGGAATCTTGATCCAAAGGTCCTTAGGGTGCTATCCTTTTTTTTCCACCTAAGATTGAACAAGGGACTTCATATGTGCCAGGATTATGAGAGTTCAAAAGGCACTAGGCTAGCTGAGAAATAGTGATAACTTATTTCAACAATTGAATGAGAGTGTACAGGGAATAGGCTAGCTGAAAAATAGTGATAACTTATTCCAACAATTGAATGAGAGTGAACAGGGACAGAGTATAGTCAAGGAAATTGGTCACATGAAGATGAATACAAGCACAAGCATAAATGTGCTCACATTGGGCACTTAAACAAATTGATGCATTCAAAAAGTGAGTATAGTTACATACGTGCATGAACAGTGAGTGCTCTTTAGTTTTCCATACATAGACACAGACACAGACGCAAAAATACAGTAAACAGAAAGTGGCAAGCACCTACAATCGCATAATGTGGAACTTTGTTTGTGTGACGTCAGAGTCAGTTACCGCAGTTCCTTTCGTGACATCAAGGCCAAGGTCCTTGAGTGCCTTCATCTGCAAACAGTAAATACCAGGGCAAAATAATTGACAGGTACGACAAGAATTTAGGAATCACAAAAATATGCTTTTGAGCAGCGCCAATGTAAAGAAAAAAGCATAAGAAATTTATACCGTGTCAAGCAATGCCCCCAACCGGTCTCCGAAACTCAACTGCACAATGGTCGCATCACGGTCTGAATCTTGATCTATCATGACAACTGGAACTGGGACTGCCTCATCAGCTTTCTGGGATAAAATTTTTCCCaataattcaccaaaaaaaagcATCAATCAGTGGCATATTGAATAAGTCCAAAAAGCAATATCATGGTATCAGTATATAAACTGAAGAGGAATACCACAGTATTAAATCAATTGAGAATACGACAGTAGTTAAGCAGATTAGCAGTTTTTATGCAAATGTAAGCAGTTCGTGATGCAGGCAGATGGATAGACAAGCAAGGATATATAATGAAAACTGCAAGGTAATGCTACTAGTTCCACCATGTAAAATATGTTCCACAAAATTGTGCATGAACGAAGAAATAGTTATGTGAACATACTGCTGAAGAAGCTCCCAGCACATTAGCTGAGTTGATAGATTGGCAACATATTCTGGTGACATGATAGCGAAAAAAAATATTAGCACATACAAATAAAGAGTTGGATGAGGTAGCTGCTGCACATGAAAGATCTATTCAGAGAATTAAGGAACTGCATAGCATAAGAATGGATGCATGTACAGAATGGAATCAGATCAAAATACACAAGAGGTTGCACTCAATTTTTTCCAATCCCAATGATTAATTGCACAGCCCAACTTGGCATAGGCGTGGGTACATACAATCATCTAAAGcaattagcaaaccatgaaccAAGCAACTGAGTGAAACTGTTGCACCATGATTCTAAAAAGAATCATCCCCGTTAAACCATATTTACTAATTAATCTAGCATGGGGCCTTGTCTATTTATAACAAACAAAAAGGAACTTGCGGCCGCCAACCCAGGTATAGGACAAACTAGGCAAGCGGGCGCGGGGGGCCCGTCGATTCGATCCAAGCAGAACACGATCACGACCCTGACCATCCAAAATGCTGTAAAAACTTTATTAAACCATCCAATGGGCCATTTCAGGGCTAATGAATGAAATTCAGGTGGGGGATtctctcccctcccggtgaccttcaaaaaaaaaagtccagTAGCACTACAAGCACGAAGAAAACGGCTGCCCGGAGATGGCATCGCTCGCGCTCACCTCCGTGCGGCCGCGAGCGGGGCAGGGGatgcggcgtggaggcggaggaACCCTCCCCGCGGCACGCGGGATGCGgagggggcgacggcgacgaggccgTGGTGGGAGGCGGCGAGAGCCATGGCTGCCTGCGGTGCGGCGGAGTCGCGCGCGCCACTCTGCGTGCGGGAGCCTGCCTCACTGGAGTGGGGGAGTTGGTGCTCCGTGGGCGGTAGCGGCTGGCGAAGGGGAGAGCCGGTGGGCTGTCTGGTCTGTCGCCTACGGCCTTGCCGGTGATGTAGCCTAGAAGCGGCTGATGGTGACGTGCGCTTTCTTTACGTGCCACTTGGAGCTATCCCTTCCAATTATTGGATCTGCCTGTTTTGTTTTCCTGTTTCGCAATGCAATTTGCAAACGTCGTCTTCTTCTCCGGCTACTGCGTTGCACGTCATCGACGACCTTTTGCTTTGGGCTCTTGGGGTACGCGAAATGGGATTATTGTATTTTACATGTACATATACATACACTTTGTTTCTTTCTACGAGATTAGGTCAAGAAATGGAATTATTGTGTTTTTATAGAGAGCATGAGATCCTGGCCCTTTCTTCCGTGGTGATGTGCAAATAATAAATTTGATGACAGTTTTTCGCAAAAAAATGACAATTTGGAACCTTTTCAAACCAAAAGACACTGTACTTaatttttttcacctttttaggGGTGGGAAACGAACGATACGCAAACGTTATGGGCTCAACCGACAGCCCAACCTTGGGCGACGGGGACAACAGATGGACCGAGACCGTAGggactttttttctttttttatatttaaaaaaatacaaaatttcaaaaatatatggtggtttcaagaaatttcaaaaatggacccctgtcgcccattgggGAGGCGACAGGTCCCCTGTCGCCTAGGCAACGGGCGACAGAgacttttctgtaattttttttcttcgaaTAGGTCCCTGGCGGGGGACGTGGTgcagggggccggtcgcccccccaacgggcgatagggggcctgtcgcccccccccccccacccccaccgggCGACAGGGCAGGGCTGCCCTATATAACGCCTCCCTCCTCATTTAAGCCCAAAAATTctaccaaaaatccagaaaaaaaagaggggtgtGGAGAAGGGAAGCAGCGAAGTCctgccggattgcgcacttgtgatctgcaggtaattatatttaacttatgtatttttccattgccCGCTGCACCTGCATGAAGccaaagttattgcatttgccctGTTCGCACATCATTGCCGCTTGTGCAGAATCTGGATTGCAGCCTGGAGTATTTGTGTCACCCTATTTCAGCAAGGAGGCAGCTacatccacctggggacatgaaaTATACGGGATTGGCATAGTTGGACCCTTTATTACGGACCGGGAGGTAAAGACTTATGTTCCAGATCCAGCcgctaagaaaggcaaaggccgtcgtcagacacgtcgtataagaaatggtatggacgagtccgaggcaagcaaggcacaaaagcgttgcagccaatgtggagcattgggtcacaactataaaaggtgtcctcagaatgcaatTCACTGTGATGCAGACGCTGGTCCTTCTGGAAATCCAacagatggagcacctcctacgttcagaccaCCATTgtcgagaattgctcgtggaaggcattcagTGTCGTGATTTAAGTCATTGTAAGTTCATTCTGTCGACTCGGTGCTGTTGCTTGGTGGCACAATCCAAAACATATAAGGTGTTATATTGTTGAATGTGTTTCTATACGTATGTTTACCTTTGTACTAATCGTGCAACCCTATTTGAATGTTTTAATGCAGGTATGGGCTCGTTGCTAGACCCTGTTATCGACGCGAGCCACCGGTCTTTCGCCGCAGCAGTTCAGCGCCGAGCCCTTGGAGTGCTACGACCGCGTCCACCAGGAGAGGTCATCTCTATACACCAAGATTGGGTCGAAAGGTATGTATTTAAATTTTATATGTTAGTTCCATTgtttattttataatatttgtACTCACTTTTCTTTGTTTGTTCCATTGTTTCAGGTTATGTGAGtgcggtctactgactctgggccGTCTTGTGGAGGGTGGGATTGTgaagctcgaccgatccctcctgacggcgctagTGGATAGATGGAAGCCGGAGActcacacgttccacctcccatgtggggagatgactccgaTGCTgtaggacgtggcctacctactgggtctccctatcgtcggtgatgctgtaggtccgcgtgtggtgccggcttcgtggaaggatgacctggaggagCGCTTTGCTCCGGTACAGCGCGTGGCAGCAACAGGACCGATCAATCCGCACCCGCGAGCCGCAGGTCCTTCAAAGACCTGGTtgctacagtttacagtacgtatttcGTTTCATCTTTACACTATGTTTTTAAAATTCATATGTTTCATTGTGAGTTTAAATCGTACATCATATTTGTGTATGCAGCCTACCCAGTTGGATGCGGATGCGGACGAGTATAGTGTGACCAGATCACTGAAGGCGTACCTGctatggttgtttggttacatcatgttcaacaacacccATGGCAACTCCGTCGACAGGATCCTACTTCCGTATGCACGAGAGATTGCGGATGCAGAGGATGActtaccgccctacagctggggttcGGCGGTATTGGCGGCCAcctaccgtggactctgcgacgggtGCAGCAAGACCGATGGTGAGGCTATTTTCTCGGGGTGCCCACTCCTGCttcagctttggtcgtacgagaggatagcGGTTGGTCGCCCTATCGTGAGCCAGGAGCCATACCACGACATCTtgtacgacgacgacgaggagggttGGCCCACGATGGGTACCCTCTGGAACTGGCTTCAGGTACATTCGCGGAAACTCTACTTCTGTCTTGGTTAGTTACTCGATACATGAAGCTCATTATTAATTTCATATGTTTCGATGTGCAGAGATCTTGGGCGCATGCCCAGGTTAggcgcgcatatcctgagttcgTGTCGGAGCTGGATATGCTGACGCCAGAGAACGTTATCTGGGAGCCATACATCCAGAGGCGGTGGCGAGACGTGCACCTTTAGGCCTGTCTCCACACTGCTCTGCGAATGCGGGCAtgtggcttactacagccgTTTTTGTttacgacatcgcggttgaggcacaCTGCCCGCACAGGGTCATGAGACAGTTTGGACAGCGACAGGAGTTACGGCTTTGGACCGAGTCGAACAGCacaaccacaggtaattatgaatgcaCTTGTATTATTCAATCGTATCGAATATAACAATTTTTTTGTCTACCACGTTTGTAGGTTGTCGAGGAGTGGCATGTCGTGCTCAGCCATTTGGCTCACCACGATGCAGCCGTGGTTGGAGCAATGGGACGATGCAGATGAGAACGTGGTCGAGCCGACAGGGCCACACATAGACAGCTCTTTCAGGGCTTACTTCACCTGGTACTTGCCTCGGACTCGGGCTCGTTTGGTCTTTCCTGACACgaacccgcagccacaccaggcgagtcTTCGGGATGGCTACGCCAAGCACCACGTGGAAGCattagctggcgcggtgagtctcttcaTAGTGTTTGCGAATGGATTCAAATTCATAATATTATTCAATATGCAAGTAAATTTTCCATTACTAAATTGAATGCAGTTTCGACTTTGCAATATGATGGAGGCGGACTGCTCCGCTTACCTCACGAGGGTGGATCACGGTTCCCCTATGACCCAGGTTGAGCAGAGAGAGGCATGGTCCAGGCACCATGACCACTTGCGTACAGTACTGCACGATTTTGGTAGCCGTGTGGACTATGAAGAGAGCCAAGGATCGTCCCAGGCCTCgacgtcgttcccgtgtccggcgaCGACGCACTAGCGGACCTCTCAGCCAGATCAGGGGACGCCAGTGGAACACTACTGCAGGTAACATGGATACTGAATTTAAATAATATCAGTTCTTGCTATATTTTTACTAATCGACACAAACAGGATTCGGtccctcttcttccttcggCCATACTGGCCATTGGGGCCAACAAGGATCCCACTTCGTCCCACAGCAGGGGATGGGAATGTTTGGAGGGACAGCGCCAGTTGGGGGACCGTACCCGGGGATGGGACCGCCGCCATCGACACCAGCCTACCCAGGTTAGCTTATGATTCATATGTCATTTTCTACATGTTACTATGAACTACAATAGTGTACGCTGACGTGCAAGttttttatgcgtaggattctatcCAGATGcgggcgtcggatcttcttcCTCAGCACAACCTGGTACATAACACTCTCAATTTTTTCACAAAGTTAAGacgcaacatatgttggttCACATTTACATATTATGTAGGGTTCGTCTCAGACACGTTCGTTCCAGATAGCGGTGTCTTCAACTTAGAAGATCTCGAGAACTTCACTTCCCTCTCACCCGCGgagcaaggtgaccccgatgtcttgggctcttcacagctaggaggagcaccacttggttactctcagcagcagacaccgcagccttCTTTGCGTCCTCAGCGACAAatgaggtctccggatcgtcaca containing:
- the LOC120663593 gene encoding arogenate dehydratase/prephenate dehydratase 6, chloroplastic-like; the encoded protein is MAYTSSLHLPKHLLLPNPRRTRHRSSSSVSFVPAAVARANGVDGRAPEKKPPPPNGKARINGVNGKKGANGHVNGNKRVNGHVNGNKGVNGHVNGHADRIHLSVSTGGGGVGAKDGSGLRVAVQGAPGAYSKFAAKTALPGCDTVLCRTFADALAAVERGGADRAILPVESTMEGTALRNYDLLLRHGLVVAQEINLFVHYCLLAMLGVRAAEVRRVISHPMALAHCGRALARLGVDREPVEDTAGAVEMLRSNRMLDTAAIASPRATDLYGLDVLAHGLQDESWNVTRFLLLSRPPSPVALHVDADAKTSMVVAHRGGSMMVLLKVLSAFSSRNIDLTKLEVINNDGDAAGAGARPPVMILDTSARGAPTLRAFPHVLYVDCAGAAQDPRVREAIQEIEKFAVFVRVLGCYATDSTVYDLQ
- the LOC120663595 gene encoding ACT domain-containing protein ACR12-like codes for the protein MALAASHHGLVAVAPSASRVPRGGFLRLHAASPAPLAAARRICCQSINSANVLGASSAKADEAVPVPVVMIDQDSDRDATIVQLSFGDRLGALLDTMKALKDLGLDVTKGTAVTDSDVTQTKFHIMRFGRKVEDPDMLERIRLTIINNLLKYHPESSEKLAMGEFFGIKPPEKKVDIDIATHVVVEDDGPKRSALYIETADRPGLLLEIIKIIADTNIDVESAEIDTEGLVAKDKFHVSYRGAKLNSSLSQVLINCLRYYLRRPETDEDSY